One region of Gammaproteobacteria bacterium genomic DNA includes:
- a CDS encoding IS481 family transposase, with protein AKRLKTLKGLTPFEFICKTWTQQPDRFKLDPTHHMPGLDS; from the coding sequence TCGCCAAGCGTCTGAAGACGCTAAAAGGCCTTACCCCCTTCGAATTCATCTGCAAAACATGGACACAACAACCCGATCGATTCAAACTCGACCCAACCCACCATATGCCGGGACTTGACAGCTAG